Proteins encoded within one genomic window of Clostridia bacterium:
- a CDS encoding 3'-5' exonuclease, which yields MTDRQARVLKRPDKGQNLWAFPDDYTVVDVETNTVVDGVLDLIEVSALRVRDDVPVASFSSLVRPHESVTYFIQGLTGITDDMVWPAPLPRDVLPEFRAFLDDDVLVGHNVNFDVNTLYDNFVRYLCATLPNDFVDVLRLSRKMLPDLAHHRQTYIAEYFGIDTTGAHRALTDCEICHRNYQKLKAMWRNGA from the coding sequence ATGACGGACAGACAAGCGCGCGTGCTCAAACGCCCCGACAAAGGGCAAAATCTGTGGGCGTTTCCCGACGACTACACCGTGGTGGACGTGGAGACCAACACCGTGGTGGACGGCGTGTTGGACCTCATCGAAGTGTCCGCTCTGCGGGTGCGCGACGACGTGCCCGTTGCGTCTTTTTCTTCTCTCGTGCGCCCGCACGAGTCCGTCACCTACTTCATACAAGGGCTGACGGGCATCACGGACGATATGGTATGGCCCGCGCCTTTGCCGAGGGACGTATTGCCCGAATTCCGCGCCTTTTTGGACGACGACGTGCTCGTCGGTCACAACGTCAACTTCGACGTCAACACCCTCTACGACAATTTCGTGCGCTATTTGTGCGCCACCTTGCCCAACGATTTCGTGGACGTATTGCGCCTGTCGCGCAAGATGCTACCCGACCTAGCGCACCATCGGCAGACCTATATCGCCGAGTATTTCGGCATCGACACCACGGGCGCCCACCGTGCGCTCACCGATTGCGAAATTTGCCACCGCAACT
- a CDS encoding NUDIX domain-containing protein → MELDYGFTKENYWFRYRAAAIIVEDGYVLFAGNENEDYLYSIGGGVHAGETSQEAVEREVYEETGVRYAVDRLAAVHENFFMGHGGEWEGLVCHEVCFYYLMKPRGSRTLDAHGVTHGVREEVHWVPVAQLDEVRAYPTFFAEYLRRKPREIWHIVTDETEGKR, encoded by the coding sequence ATGGAATTGGATTACGGATTTACCAAGGAGAACTATTGGTTTCGGTACCGTGCGGCGGCGATCATCGTGGAGGACGGCTACGTGCTCTTTGCCGGCAACGAAAACGAGGACTACCTCTATTCGATAGGCGGCGGCGTACACGCGGGCGAGACCTCGCAAGAGGCCGTGGAACGCGAAGTGTACGAGGAGACGGGCGTTCGGTACGCAGTGGACCGCTTGGCCGCCGTACACGAAAACTTCTTTATGGGTCACGGCGGCGAATGGGAGGGCCTGGTGTGTCACGAGGTGTGCTTCTACTACCTGATGAAACCCCGCGGCAGTCGCACGCTCGACGCGCACGGCGTTACGCACGGCGTACGGGAAGAGGTGCATTGGGTACCCGTGGCGCAGTTGGACGAGGTGCGCGCCTATCCCACTTTTTTCGCCGAGTATTTGCGCCGAAAACCGCGTGAGATATGGCATATCGTGACGGACGAAACGGAAGGTAAGCGATGA